The following is a genomic window from Mus pahari chromosome 1, PAHARI_EIJ_v1.1, whole genome shotgun sequence.
CTTTCTTCTTCAGAAAGGTCGTTGTTTATACAAACTGGTGGATacacaggacagacagaaggtTAAGGCCACTCATTCAGTGCTCGAGTTGCCAGGCTGACAGGGAACCTCAACTCCCAGAGTCCCCAAGTCTAGATGGGGAAGAACCGCAGACACTGAATTGGAAAAGAGCCCACCCACCTCGCTGGAGCTGAACCCCTGGGGCAGGCAGGGTACAGCAAGTTCCCAGGCCTGAATgaggcagtgggagggaggcACAGAATGAATACTGGAACCACAGCCTGAGAGGCGGGGACACACTGGGAGATGAGGCTGGGCTAAGTGGGGAGTGGAGAGGGCCCACTCTTCTCACCGATCTGATGCCGACCAGTGATCCGAACAGGGCCGGAACCGGACTTCAGGCGGAAGGTGACAGGTGGTTGGAGCTGGAAATCATCCACACTGAGCTGGAAGACGGGAATGACGGACGGGCTGAGCCGTGCTGGCCCACGAGATCAATACAGAAGTTCTCTGTCCCACCAGACTCCAACTCACCATGGGCTGGCAAGACAACCTGAGGTTGGCCACAGGAACTGCGATCTCCCGATTGTCGTGATCCCGGGCCACAACTTCCACCACATTACACTCGTCCTTGGCCCCCTCGGTAAGGCACAGCTGAAAGGCAGGCAGAACCTCAGCGTCCCAAGTGAGAGAGGGCTGACACCAAAGCCAAGGCGTCTGACCCTAAAACCGGCCCAGTCCCTCCCAGTGGCACCCGAGGCGGGGACCAGCGGGTGGAGGAGAGGGGCGACAGGCGGAGTATCCGCGAGCCCCCCGCACCTCCAGCTCCCTCTGCAGCCCCTTACCATGTTCAACGCCAGCACGTGTTCCgtgtcatcctcctcctcaaccTTGAAAGTGAAGGAGCGGGTGTGGCCGGAGAGCTCACAACCTACAAGAGCCAGCGGGTTCGCCTGGGGTACACGCGTGGAGGGGACAGCGCGCGAGGGCGTTTCACAAACTCCGCTGTCCCCTCCACCCGGTCCGGTGCCGCGGCGGGGGGACCGGCCGCTTGCTCGCCCAGAACACGTGGACGGGCGTCCCTCTCGGGAAGAACCGGTTAGGGCGAGCGGGGAGCCCTCGGCCCACACCCACGGCGCCCGGCCGCCTTCCTCAGCCCGACGCCTCACCCGCCCCGTACCACTCTGCCACTCCCGCGTTCAATACCGAAGAAGAAACTGTCCATTGTGACCGGGGCCGGGACCCTCAGGCCCCCGACGCCCCCAGCCCGGACTCGGCTCTCTTGGTTCAAGAACGCTAAAGCAGCCGCCGCGCCAGCCGCCATGCTGAAACGGCCGTGGGAGCCCCGCCCCCCACGCACCGAACGCCGCCTCAGCCAGTTCCGGCCCCGCCCATTAAAGGAGCCGCGCTCGCCGCACGAGGCACCTGGACCCCGCGTGGGGTGGGAGCAGCTGTCGCCTCTTCCACAAGGACAGGTAGCAAGGCCGCAGAAGAAATTTCCACGTGGGTTTAAAGTTTACGTCCATTCAGTGAATCCTCTTCTTCTAACCCAGGGATATATACAGATGTTAGGGTAATCCTTTCGTATCTTTTTTCAGTAAActcgggggggggagggggttaagGTACGGAGCAGCCATTTTTACTTTTCCCCAGGGATTCCCCCCATTATCTCTGCTAAATTAGCCACCCCTTATATATAGGCTTCCTGATCATGCTGGAGGCTTGACAACTCAGATTTGGAGATCAATTACTGTTCATAGTACAGCCTCCTCTCTCCTTAGGCgacccaccccaccacacacaccaatATTCCTTTAAGGAGATGAGGCCATGTACTACTCCCTACTCCAGAGAGAAACTCAGTGACACccccaacttgacacaaagtttACCTGTAGTAACAGAGCAACtcagttaaaaaacaaatgtaCTTTTCTGAGAAAAATCTTTGCTGTGGAAGGCAGGAGGGCAGGGCTGTCTTCAAAATCCAGTCTACACTGAAATAGCTTCCGATACCTAAGGGATCAAGAGATGTgaggagccaggcctggtggcgcacgcctttaatcccagcactcgggaggcagaggcaggagaatttctgagttcgaggccagcctggtctacagagtgagttccaggacagccagggctatacagagaaaccctgtctcgaaaaaacaaaaaacaaaaaaaaacaaaaaaaaaagagatgtgaggaaaaaaagggagaaacCAGAGAAACAGCAGCACACCACACATTCACTTCAAGTTTTATTGTGCCTCTTGCATGGTCTGCGGATAGCTTTACAGTTCGTTTTCTATAGGAACTGAGCTGTGATCTAAACAATCAATGAAATGTTATTCCAAccttaataaatattcataaccATGGAAGATGGCATAGCACTTT
Proteins encoded in this region:
- the Npm3 gene encoding nucleoplasmin-3; protein product: MAAGAAAALAFLNQESRVRAGGVGGLRVPAPVTMDSFFFGCELSGHTRSFTFKVEEEDDTEHVLALNMLCLTEGAKDECNVVEVVARDHDNREIAVPVANLRLSCQPMLSVDDFQLQPPVTFRLKSGSGPVRITGRHQIVCINNDLSEEESDDESEDEIKLCGILPAKKHRGRP